From the Kitasatospora viridis genome, one window contains:
- a CDS encoding type III PLP-dependent enzyme, which produces MTGHTELAKRFGTPSYVYDLERVAAARGDLFDALPEQVELFYAAKANPHPELLRELRAGEGRRCRAEISSTGELAAVLSAGFDGGEILYTGPGKTAGELTEALSAGVRLFSVESLGDLHGIGAAASRLGVVATCLLRVNSASASATSSIRMTGVPSQFGFDSETLPELREQLFDVPGTEVAGAHFFPLSNAKDEASLIGEFRHTVEVAARVQQELGTRFRFVDIGGGFSVPYAVGGERPVYGGLRAAMAGALDEWFPGWRTGEVRIAVESGRYLVGDSGTLMVGVVNLKESRGRRFVILDGGINTFGGMSGLGRIMPVSVRLDDEGIPLEQIASLVGPLCTPGDVLGRDIELPALAPGDVVSIPNAGAYGPTASLLMFLGRPAPTEIVVRGEELLSVSRIEHSRAYQLGREL; this is translated from the coding sequence GTGACCGGCCACACCGAGCTCGCCAAGCGCTTCGGTACCCCGTCGTACGTCTACGACCTGGAGCGGGTCGCGGCCGCCCGCGGCGACCTGTTCGACGCGCTGCCCGAGCAGGTCGAGCTCTTCTACGCGGCGAAGGCGAACCCGCACCCCGAGCTGCTGCGCGAGCTGCGGGCCGGCGAGGGCCGGCGGTGCCGGGCGGAGATCAGCTCCACCGGCGAGCTCGCCGCAGTGCTGAGCGCGGGCTTCGACGGCGGCGAGATCCTCTACACCGGCCCCGGCAAGACCGCGGGGGAGCTGACCGAGGCGCTCAGCGCCGGGGTGCGGCTCTTCTCGGTCGAGTCGCTGGGCGACCTGCACGGCATCGGCGCGGCCGCCAGCCGGCTCGGGGTGGTCGCCACCTGCCTGCTGCGGGTCAACAGCGCCAGCGCCAGCGCCACTTCGAGCATCCGGATGACCGGGGTGCCGTCCCAGTTCGGCTTCGACAGCGAGACCCTGCCCGAGCTGCGCGAGCAGCTCTTCGACGTGCCGGGCACGGAGGTGGCGGGCGCGCACTTCTTCCCGCTCAGCAACGCCAAGGACGAGGCCAGCCTGATCGGGGAGTTCCGGCACACCGTCGAGGTTGCCGCCCGGGTGCAGCAGGAGCTCGGCACGCGCTTCCGGTTCGTCGACATCGGCGGCGGCTTCTCGGTGCCGTACGCCGTCGGCGGCGAGCGGCCGGTGTACGGCGGGCTGCGCGCGGCGATGGCCGGTGCGCTGGACGAGTGGTTCCCCGGCTGGCGCACCGGCGAGGTGCGGATCGCGGTCGAGTCCGGGCGCTACCTGGTGGGCGACAGCGGCACGTTGATGGTCGGCGTGGTCAACCTGAAGGAGAGCCGCGGCCGGCGCTTCGTGATCCTGGACGGCGGGATCAACACCTTCGGCGGCATGTCGGGGCTGGGCCGGATCATGCCGGTCTCGGTCCGCCTGGATGACGAGGGGATCCCGCTGGAGCAGATCGCCAGCCTGGTCGGCCCGCTCTGCACCCCGGGCGACGTGCTCGGCCGCGACATCGAACTGCCCGCGCTGGCGCCCGGGGACGTGGTGAGCATCCCCAACGCCGGCGCCTACGGGCCGACCGCCAGCCTGCTGATGTTCCTCGGGCGGCCCGCGCCGACCGAGATCGTGGTGCGCGGCGAGGAGTTGCTCTCGGTCTCCCGGATCGAGCACAGCCGGGCCTACCAGTTGGGCCGGGAGCTGTGA
- a CDS encoding methylaspartate mutase, which translates to MSGGGFGSYVRRAHLAGDLVVQPRMGMSDPALMRAGLLATKAAAGRTVGTVTLDSYTRVNDLESAGLALLEGVPLNGYPIVSHDLETTRRVLDGIHGPDFPVQVRHGSAAPLDIFRALLRVGLDASEGGPVSYCLPYGRIPLRESVRNWSRSCELFSRLRELGREPHLETFGGCMLGQLCPPSQLVAISALEALFFHQHGLRSISASYAQQTHREQDLEAVFALRRLCAELLPGTDWHVVVYAYMGVYPTTPHGALALLGEAAELAAATGSERLIVKTVAESVRIPTVAENVAALEHAAARAARTERVADGGGDSQTYAEAAALVSAVLNLDPDVGRAMLLAFQRGYLDIPYCLHPDNQGRTRSYLDGEGRLRWADIGRLPLAGVVEAGESRTVSSGELLGALSHIRWKYDDGAIAAGPGHALAGGAA; encoded by the coding sequence GTGAGCGGGGGCGGGTTCGGCTCGTACGTGCGCCGGGCGCACCTGGCGGGCGACCTGGTGGTGCAGCCCCGGATGGGGATGAGCGATCCGGCGCTGATGCGCGCCGGACTGCTGGCCACCAAGGCCGCCGCCGGGCGCACGGTCGGCACCGTCACCCTGGACAGCTACACCCGGGTGAACGACCTTGAGTCGGCCGGACTCGCCCTGCTGGAAGGCGTTCCGCTCAACGGCTACCCGATCGTCAGCCACGACCTGGAGACTACCCGGCGGGTGCTGGACGGGATCCACGGCCCGGACTTCCCGGTGCAGGTGCGGCACGGCTCGGCCGCGCCGCTGGACATCTTCCGGGCACTGCTGCGGGTGGGGCTGGACGCCTCGGAGGGCGGGCCGGTCTCCTACTGCCTGCCGTACGGGCGGATCCCGCTGCGCGAGTCGGTGCGGAACTGGTCGCGCTCCTGCGAGCTGTTCAGCCGGCTGCGCGAACTCGGCCGGGAGCCGCACCTGGAGACCTTCGGCGGCTGCATGCTCGGCCAACTCTGCCCGCCCAGCCAGCTGGTGGCGATCAGCGCACTCGAAGCGCTGTTCTTCCACCAGCACGGGCTGCGCTCGATCTCGGCCAGCTACGCCCAGCAGACGCACCGGGAGCAGGACCTGGAAGCCGTGTTCGCGCTGCGCCGGCTCTGCGCCGAACTGCTGCCCGGGACGGACTGGCACGTGGTCGTCTACGCCTACATGGGCGTCTACCCGACCACGCCGCACGGGGCGCTGGCCCTGCTCGGCGAGGCGGCCGAGCTGGCCGCCGCTACCGGTTCGGAGCGGCTGATCGTGAAGACCGTCGCCGAGTCGGTGCGGATCCCGACGGTGGCGGAGAACGTCGCCGCGCTGGAGCACGCGGCCGCCCGGGCGGCCCGCACCGAGCGGGTGGCCGACGGCGGCGGCGACTCGCAGACCTACGCGGAGGCCGCGGCGCTGGTCTCCGCGGTGCTGAACCTGGACCCGGACGTCGGGCGGGCGATGCTGCTCGCCTTCCAGCGCGGGTACCTGGACATCCCCTACTGCCTGCACCCCGACAACCAGGGGCGCACCCGCAGCTACCTGGACGGGGAGGGGCGGCTGCGCTGGGCGGACATCGGCAGGCTGCCGCTGGCCGGGGTGGTGGAGGCGGGCGAGTCACGCACCGTCAGCTCCGGGGAGCTGCTGGGGGCGCTGTCCCACATCCGCTGGAAGTACGACGACGGGGCGATCGCCGCCGGGCCGGGCCACGCGCTCGCCGGTGGAGCCGCCTGA
- a CDS encoding cobalamin B12-binding domain-containing protein, whose protein sequence is MPLPDEPAPVERGETVPDERGGSGAAVARKAPAVAKRDATVIVAGGTSDSHTWNLVFLQLLLEELGFDVVNLGPCVPTELLVRESLAHRPALLVVSSVNGHGYQDGIRMIGKVRERAELRAVPAVIGGKLGIEGAQSAEQLAELIAAGYDAVFDDGAEGIASFQRLLDSLPQRVLT, encoded by the coding sequence ATGCCGCTGCCCGACGAGCCGGCGCCCGTCGAGCGGGGCGAAACCGTGCCCGACGAGCGGGGCGGATCCGGGGCGGCCGTCGCACGGAAGGCGCCCGCGGTGGCCAAGCGGGACGCCACGGTGATCGTCGCGGGCGGCACCTCCGACTCGCACACCTGGAACCTGGTCTTCCTGCAACTGCTGCTGGAGGAGCTGGGGTTCGACGTGGTGAACCTCGGGCCGTGCGTGCCCACCGAGCTGCTGGTGCGCGAGAGCCTGGCCCACCGCCCGGCGCTGCTGGTGGTCAGCAGCGTCAACGGGCACGGCTACCAGGACGGCATCCGGATGATCGGCAAGGTGCGCGAGCGCGCCGAGCTGCGCGCCGTCCCGGCGGTGATCGGCGGCAAGTTGGGCATCGAGGGCGCCCAGAGCGCCGAGCAGCTGGCCGAGTTGATCGCCGCCGGCTACGACGCGGTCTTCGACGACGGAGCGGAGGGTATCGCCTCCTTCCAGCGGCTGCTCGACTCGCTCCCGCAGCGGGTGCTGACGTGA